Proteins encoded together in one Bombiscardovia nodaiensis window:
- the glyA gene encoding serine hydroxymethyltransferase encodes MSVDSTEQAAHTFQMGLSEADPQIADLLEAELGRQRGGLEMIASENFVPKAVLQAQGSVLTNKYAEGYPGHRYYGGCEFVDQVEDLARQRAADLFGAQYVNVQPHSGAQANAAVYQALAQPGDTILGLALDHGGHLTHGTKMNFSGRFYHAETYTVNPDTFLIDPELVRQRALETHPSVIIGGWSAYPRIEDFRALKEVADEVGAKLWVDMAHFAGMVAAGLHPSPVPYADVVSSTAHKTLGGPRSGFILAKHEYAKALNSAVFPGQQGGPLMHIIAAKAVAFKLAGTPEFKDRMQRTLEGAKILAERLNAPDIAQEGISVLTGGTDVHLVMVDLRHSKMTGKDAEDLLARIGITVNRNTVPFDPRPASVSSGLRIGTSALATRGFGPAEFERVADLIARTLRDGSDADLEAMKAQVDTLAESFPLYEGLDQVS; translated from the coding sequence ATGAGTGTAGACAGTACAGAGCAGGCTGCTCACACCTTCCAAATGGGCTTAAGCGAGGCCGACCCTCAGATAGCTGATTTGCTGGAAGCAGAACTGGGTCGCCAGCGCGGAGGCTTGGAGATGATCGCGTCGGAGAATTTCGTGCCCAAGGCGGTGCTCCAGGCCCAAGGGTCGGTGCTGACCAACAAATACGCCGAAGGCTACCCAGGCCACCGCTACTACGGGGGCTGTGAGTTTGTGGATCAGGTGGAAGACTTGGCTAGGCAGCGGGCAGCCGACCTCTTTGGGGCTCAATACGTCAACGTGCAACCCCATTCCGGCGCGCAGGCCAATGCAGCAGTCTACCAGGCGCTCGCCCAACCCGGCGACACCATCTTGGGACTGGCCTTGGACCACGGCGGCCACCTGACCCACGGCACCAAGATGAACTTTTCCGGCCGTTTCTACCATGCCGAAACCTATACGGTCAACCCTGATACCTTCCTGATCGACCCCGAACTGGTGCGCCAGCGGGCACTCGAGACGCACCCTAGCGTGATTATCGGCGGTTGGTCGGCCTACCCGCGCATCGAAGATTTCCGGGCTTTGAAGGAAGTTGCCGACGAAGTAGGAGCGAAACTGTGGGTCGATATGGCCCACTTCGCCGGTATGGTCGCTGCCGGACTTCACCCCAGCCCGGTGCCATACGCTGATGTGGTCTCCTCCACAGCGCACAAGACGCTCGGCGGCCCGCGTTCTGGATTTATCCTCGCCAAGCACGAGTATGCCAAGGCTCTCAACTCCGCAGTCTTCCCCGGCCAACAAGGTGGACCACTCATGCACATCATCGCTGCTAAAGCGGTAGCCTTTAAGCTCGCAGGCACCCCCGAGTTCAAGGACAGGATGCAGCGCACCTTGGAAGGCGCTAAAATTCTCGCCGAACGGCTCAACGCCCCCGACATCGCTCAGGAGGGCATCAGCGTCTTGACTGGTGGCACCGATGTTCACCTGGTGATGGTGGATTTGCGCCACAGCAAGATGACCGGCAAAGATGCGGAGGACTTGCTGGCCCGCATCGGCATTACGGTGAACCGCAATACCGTGCCCTTCGACCCCCGGCCCGCCTCTGTGAGCTCAGGCTTACGCATAGGTACTTCTGCCCTGGCTACACGAGGCTTTGGGCCGGCCGAATTCGAGCGCGTCGCCGATCTTATTGCTCGGACCCTGCGGGACGGCTCGGATGCTGACCTGGAGGCCATGAAGGCGCAGGTCGATACCCTCGCCGAGTCTTTCCCCCTGTACGAGGGACTGGACCAAGTGAGCTGA
- the nadD gene encoding putative nicotinate-nucleotide adenylyltransferase: protein MSSHHASAPSSGQTEQRHMAQLSPETTGTGTEAGHKNGQSPAHSKHSHKRRRVGIMGGTFDPIHNGHLVAASEVASVYDLDEVIFVPTGRPVFKLSKKVTNAEDRYLMTVIATASNPKFTVSRVDIDRPGVTYTVDTLRDIHKLRPDCDLYFITGADALAEIMRWKDANQMWDLAHFVAVSRPGYSSDLQELSLPQQAVDMIEIPALAISSTDVRKRAAEGMPVWYLVPDGVVQYINKYGLYSSM from the coding sequence ATGAGTTCTCATCACGCTTCCGCCCCTTCATCCGGGCAGACCGAACAGCGACACATGGCACAGCTCAGCCCGGAAACTACAGGTACGGGCACTGAGGCAGGGCACAAGAACGGCCAGAGCCCTGCGCACTCCAAGCACTCCCATAAGCGGCGCAGAGTGGGCATTATGGGTGGCACCTTCGATCCCATCCACAATGGGCACTTGGTGGCCGCCTCCGAGGTGGCTTCGGTCTACGACTTAGACGAAGTGATTTTCGTGCCCACTGGTCGGCCGGTGTTTAAACTCTCGAAAAAGGTGACAAACGCGGAAGACCGCTACCTCATGACCGTCATCGCTACAGCTTCCAACCCCAAATTTACGGTGTCTCGGGTCGATATTGACCGTCCGGGTGTCACCTATACCGTTGACACCTTGCGCGACATCCATAAACTGCGCCCCGACTGCGACTTGTATTTCATCACGGGGGCCGATGCTCTCGCTGAGATTATGCGTTGGAAAGATGCTAATCAGATGTGGGATTTGGCGCACTTTGTGGCCGTTTCCCGGCCGGGTTACTCCTCAGACCTCCAAGAGCTCTCCCTGCCTCAGCAGGCGGTGGATATGATTGAAATTCCGGCTTTGGCCATCTCGTCCACGGACGTGCGCAAGAGGGCAGCCGAGGGCATGCCGGTCTGGTATTTGGTGCCGGACGGGGTAGTGCAATACATCAACAAGTACGGTCTCTATAGCTCGATGTAG
- the proA gene encoding gamma-glutamyl phosphate reductase, with protein MQASVDGDQSLDPHIFQEVCGLADRAARAQRQLARSQGQARQGLLYALADALIEGADRIAQANEADVAEAFAAGMEAGLLDRLRYSRQRVADSALSLRAVADLPDPLGQMVQGHQMPNGMRLEQMRVPLGVVAVIYEARPNVSVDVAGLCLKSGNAVLLRGGHAAQRTNQAIVDVLRQALEAQGFSPDLVASVDQYGRAGARSLMEARGHIDLLVPRGGRGLIESVVAHARVPTIETGAGNDHIYVDSSADLEQAIPIIVNAKTQRVGVCNAAEKLLIHRDIAQDFLPRIARALVQARVELRLDTIAYDMLTAGSGSPDGLPLNLLSRAQESDWDEEYLALKMGVKVVDSIDQAIDHINAHSSGHTEAIVAQEYGAIEEFTSRVDSAVVMVNASTRFTDGGMFGMGAELGISTQKLHARGPMGLQALTTTKWIGYGTGQVRA; from the coding sequence GTGCAAGCAAGCGTGGATGGAGACCAGAGCCTCGACCCTCACATCTTTCAAGAGGTGTGCGGGCTGGCTGACCGTGCGGCCCGTGCCCAGCGCCAGCTTGCTCGCAGCCAAGGCCAAGCCAGGCAAGGGTTGCTGTACGCGCTCGCGGATGCCCTGATTGAGGGCGCTGACCGTATTGCCCAGGCCAATGAAGCGGATGTGGCCGAAGCCTTCGCCGCTGGCATGGAGGCTGGCCTGCTTGACCGCTTGCGCTACAGCAGGCAGCGGGTGGCTGATTCGGCACTGTCCCTGCGAGCTGTGGCAGACTTGCCCGACCCGCTGGGCCAGATGGTGCAGGGACACCAGATGCCCAACGGGATGCGACTGGAGCAGATGCGCGTGCCCTTGGGCGTGGTGGCCGTCATCTACGAGGCGCGCCCTAATGTGAGCGTGGATGTGGCTGGCCTGTGCTTAAAATCCGGCAACGCTGTGCTCCTGAGAGGCGGACACGCAGCTCAGCGCACCAATCAGGCCATTGTCGACGTGCTCCGGCAGGCGCTCGAGGCGCAAGGGTTTTCGCCCGATCTAGTAGCCAGCGTGGACCAGTACGGGCGTGCTGGTGCGCGCTCGCTGATGGAGGCACGCGGGCACATAGACCTGCTCGTGCCCCGGGGCGGTCGTGGGCTGATTGAGAGTGTCGTCGCCCACGCCAGGGTCCCCACCATCGAGACCGGGGCTGGCAACGACCATATTTATGTGGACTCCTCGGCGGATTTGGAACAAGCTATACCGATTATTGTCAACGCTAAAACGCAGCGGGTGGGCGTGTGTAACGCGGCGGAGAAGCTCCTCATTCACCGAGACATTGCCCAAGATTTTTTGCCACGCATTGCGCGGGCCCTCGTCCAAGCGCGTGTGGAGCTGCGCCTGGATACGATTGCTTACGATATGCTCACTGCTGGCTCTGGCAGCCCAGACGGCCTCCCGCTCAACCTGCTGAGTCGAGCCCAGGAGAGCGATTGGGACGAGGAATACCTAGCGCTGAAAATGGGAGTGAAAGTTGTCGACTCCATCGACCAAGCTATAGACCATATCAACGCGCATTCGAGTGGGCATACTGAGGCAATTGTGGCCCAGGAGTATGGGGCGATCGAGGAGTTTACCAGTAGGGTAGATTCTGCGGTCGTCATGGTCAACGCTTCCACGCGGTTTACCGATGGAGGCATGTTTGGTATGGGAGCAGAGCTGGGAATTTCCACGCAAAAGCTCCACGCCAGAGGACCTATGGGTTTGCAAGCGTTGACAACAACCAAGTGGATTGGCTACGGAACGGGGCAGGTGCGCGCGTGA
- the prs gene encoding ribose-phosphate pyrophosphokinase, whose product MVSTILKGRPGKNLILVTGRTHPKLATDVAEQLGIEVLETTAYDFANGEMYVRYTESVRGADVFVLQSHADPINKSIMEQLIMIDALKRASARSITAVCPLMGYSRQDKKHLGREPISCRLMFDLFKTAGADRIMSVDLHAAQSQGFFDGPVDHLIAMPVLVDYVRDRLDLSNVAVVSPDAGRIRVAEQWAQRLGGVPLAFVHKTRDITQPNKAVANRVVGDVKGLDCVLVDDLIDTGGTIAQACSVLREAGANSITVVATHGVLSGPAVERLKACDAREVVLTDTVPIPEEKRWDGLTVLSIAPLLGSAIRAVFEDGSVARLFDTYPAHHGQGFLFA is encoded by the coding sequence ATGGTGAGCACAATCCTCAAAGGTAGGCCTGGCAAGAACCTCATCCTGGTTACAGGCAGAACCCATCCCAAGTTAGCGACTGATGTAGCCGAACAGCTCGGTATCGAAGTGCTTGAGACCACGGCTTATGATTTTGCCAATGGCGAGATGTACGTGCGGTACACGGAGTCGGTGCGCGGAGCGGACGTGTTCGTCCTGCAAAGCCATGCGGATCCGATTAATAAGTCTATTATGGAACAGCTCATTATGATTGACGCACTCAAGCGAGCTTCTGCGCGTTCCATTACAGCTGTCTGCCCGCTCATGGGCTATTCTCGGCAAGATAAAAAGCACCTGGGCCGCGAGCCTATTTCCTGCCGCTTGATGTTTGACCTGTTCAAGACGGCTGGCGCTGACAGAATCATGTCGGTCGACCTGCACGCTGCCCAGTCGCAAGGTTTCTTCGACGGGCCTGTGGACCACTTGATTGCTATGCCGGTGTTGGTGGACTATGTGCGCGACCGCCTGGATCTGTCGAATGTGGCTGTCGTCTCTCCTGACGCGGGTCGTATCCGCGTAGCCGAGCAGTGGGCACAGCGCTTGGGCGGGGTTCCTTTGGCCTTCGTGCATAAGACGCGCGACATTACGCAGCCCAACAAGGCCGTGGCGAACCGGGTGGTCGGCGACGTCAAGGGGCTCGACTGCGTGTTGGTTGACGACTTAATCGACACGGGTGGCACTATTGCTCAGGCCTGCTCGGTCCTGCGTGAGGCTGGAGCCAATTCCATCACCGTTGTGGCGACGCATGGCGTGCTCTCTGGCCCGGCTGTAGAGCGGCTGAAAGCCTGCGACGCGCGCGAGGTTGTGTTGACGGACACTGTGCCTATCCCTGAGGAGAAGCGCTGGGATGGTTTGACTGTGCTCTCTATCGCTCCGCTGCTGGGTTCGGCTATCAGGGCAGTGTTCGAAGATGGTTCGGTAGCCCGCCTCTTTGACACCTACCCAGCCCACCACGGACAAGGCTTCCTCTTCGCCTGA